The following coding sequences are from one Molothrus aeneus isolate 106 chromosome Z, BPBGC_Maene_1.0, whole genome shotgun sequence window:
- the DCAF10 gene encoding DDB1- and CUL4-associated factor 10 isoform X2: MSTGPGPESGPQVAPEPGPEPQPHSHADPADTGPAAPGGLFAWLRGRCLGRGAAVDPARDTFGAMTGLYGAIQPADSVSLSTRTHGAVFNLEYSPDGSVLTVACEQTEVLLFDPISSKHIKTLSEAHEDCVNNIRFLDNRLFATCSDDTTIALWDLRKLNTKVCTLHGHTSWVKNIEYDTNTRLLVTSGFDGNVIIWDTNRCTEDGCPHKKFFHTRFLMRMRLTPDCSKMLISTSSGYLLILHDLDLNKSLEVGSYPILRARRTTSSSDITSSGSSGPRAVGSPCHQNNSGPPSEKTLSRPSQREGGSPRNSLEVLTPEVPGERDRGNCITSLQLHPKGWATLLRCSSNTDDQEEGAPVRPVSPRCSLRLTHCIEEANVGRGYIKELCFSPDGRMISSPHGFGIRLLGFDAHCSELVDCLPREASPLREIRSLYSHNDVVLTTKFSPTHCQIASGCLSGRVSLYQPKF, encoded by the exons ATGAGCACGGGCCCGGGGCCGGAGTCGGGCCCTCAGGTAGCCCCGGAGCCGGGCCCggagccacagccccacagccacgCCGACCCCGCCGACACCgggcccgccgcccccggcggCCTCTTCGCCTGGCTGCGCGGGCGCTGCCTGGGCCGCGGGGCCGCCGTGGACCCGGCGCGGGACACGTTCGGCGCCATGACCGGGCTGTACGGCGCCATCCAGCCCGCCGACTCCGTGTCCCTCAGCACCCGCACGCACGGCGCCGTCTTCAACCTCGAGTACTCGCCCGACGG ctccgtGCTGACCGTGGCCTGTGAACAGACTGAGGTCCTGCTCTTTGACCCCATATCTTCAAAGCACATCAAGACTCTCTCTGAAGCTCACGAGGACTGTGTCAACAACATCAG GTTCCTGGATAACCGCCTGTTCGCCACGTGCTCCGACGACACCACCATCGCGCTCTGGGACCTGAGGAAGCTCAACACCAAAGTGTGCACGCTGCATGGCCACACCAGCTGGGTCAAGAACATCGAGTACGACACCAACACCAGGCTGCTGGTCACCTCGGGCTTCGATGGCAATGTCATCATCTGGGACACCAACAG GTGCACAGAGGATGGATGTCCCCACAAGAAGTTTTTTCACACCCGTTTTCTGATGCGGATGAGGCTGACGCCAGACTGTTCCAAAATGCTGATCTCCACCTCTTCTGGTTACCTTCTGATTTTGCACGACCTTGACCTAAACAAGTCTTTAGAGGTTGGCAGCTACCCCATTTTACGGGCCAGGAGGACCACGTCAAGCTCAG ATATAACGTCATCAGGCTCCTCTGGCCCTCGAGCTGTGGGCTCACCCTGCCACCAGAACAACTCAGGGCCGCCCTCTGAGAAAACCTTGTCACGACCCTCCCAGCGAGAAG GGGGGTCACCTAGGAATAGCCTCGAGGTGTTAACACCAGAGGTTCCTGGAGAGAGAGACCGCGGTAACTGCATCACGTCGCTGCAGCTGCACCCCAAGGGCTGGGCCACGCTGCTGCGCTGCTCCAGCAACACGGATGACCAGGAG GAAGGAGCCCCGGTGCGGCCCGTGTCGCCGCGCTGCTCGCTGCGCCTGACGCACTGCATCGAGGAGGCCAACGTGGGCCGGGGCTACATCAAGGAGCTCTGCTTCAGCCCCGACGGCCGCATGATCTCGTCGCCGCACGGCTTCGGCATCCGCCTGCTGGGCTTCGACGCGCACTGCAGCGAGCTGGTGGACTGCCTGCCGCGGGAGGCCAGCCCCCTGCGCGAGATCCGCTCGCTCTACTCCCACAACGACGTGGTGCTCACCACCAAGTTCTCGCCCACGCACTGTCAGATCGCCTCGGGGTGCCTTAGTGGACGCGTCTCCCTCTACCAGCCAAAGTTCTAG
- the DCAF10 gene encoding DDB1- and CUL4-associated factor 10 isoform X1: protein MSTGPGPESGPQVAPEPGPEPQPHSHADPADTGPAAPGGLFAWLRGRCLGRGAAVDPARDTFGAMTGLYGAIQPADSVSLSTRTHGAVFNLEYSPDGSVLTVACEQTEVLLFDPISSKHIKTLSEAHEDCVNNIRFLDNRLFATCSDDTTIALWDLRKLNTKVCTLHGHTSWVKNIEYDTNTRLLVTSGFDGNVIIWDTNRCTEDGCPHKKFFHTRFLMRMRLTPDCSKMLISTSSGYLLILHDLDLNKSLEVGSYPILRARRTTSSSDITSSGSSGPRAVGSPCHQNNSGPPSEKTLSRPSQREGGSPRNSLEVLTPEVPGERDRGNCITSLQLHPKGWATLLRCSSNTDDQEWTCVYEFQEGAPVRPVSPRCSLRLTHCIEEANVGRGYIKELCFSPDGRMISSPHGFGIRLLGFDAHCSELVDCLPREASPLREIRSLYSHNDVVLTTKFSPTHCQIASGCLSGRVSLYQPKF, encoded by the exons ATGAGCACGGGCCCGGGGCCGGAGTCGGGCCCTCAGGTAGCCCCGGAGCCGGGCCCggagccacagccccacagccacgCCGACCCCGCCGACACCgggcccgccgcccccggcggCCTCTTCGCCTGGCTGCGCGGGCGCTGCCTGGGCCGCGGGGCCGCCGTGGACCCGGCGCGGGACACGTTCGGCGCCATGACCGGGCTGTACGGCGCCATCCAGCCCGCCGACTCCGTGTCCCTCAGCACCCGCACGCACGGCGCCGTCTTCAACCTCGAGTACTCGCCCGACGG ctccgtGCTGACCGTGGCCTGTGAACAGACTGAGGTCCTGCTCTTTGACCCCATATCTTCAAAGCACATCAAGACTCTCTCTGAAGCTCACGAGGACTGTGTCAACAACATCAG GTTCCTGGATAACCGCCTGTTCGCCACGTGCTCCGACGACACCACCATCGCGCTCTGGGACCTGAGGAAGCTCAACACCAAAGTGTGCACGCTGCATGGCCACACCAGCTGGGTCAAGAACATCGAGTACGACACCAACACCAGGCTGCTGGTCACCTCGGGCTTCGATGGCAATGTCATCATCTGGGACACCAACAG GTGCACAGAGGATGGATGTCCCCACAAGAAGTTTTTTCACACCCGTTTTCTGATGCGGATGAGGCTGACGCCAGACTGTTCCAAAATGCTGATCTCCACCTCTTCTGGTTACCTTCTGATTTTGCACGACCTTGACCTAAACAAGTCTTTAGAGGTTGGCAGCTACCCCATTTTACGGGCCAGGAGGACCACGTCAAGCTCAG ATATAACGTCATCAGGCTCCTCTGGCCCTCGAGCTGTGGGCTCACCCTGCCACCAGAACAACTCAGGGCCGCCCTCTGAGAAAACCTTGTCACGACCCTCCCAGCGAGAAG GGGGGTCACCTAGGAATAGCCTCGAGGTGTTAACACCAGAGGTTCCTGGAGAGAGAGACCGCGGTAACTGCATCACGTCGCTGCAGCTGCACCCCAAGGGCTGGGCCACGCTGCTGCGCTGCTCCAGCAACACGGATGACCAGGAG TGGACTTGTGTCTATGAATTCCAGGAAGGAGCCCCGGTGCGGCCCGTGTCGCCGCGCTGCTCGCTGCGCCTGACGCACTGCATCGAGGAGGCCAACGTGGGCCGGGGCTACATCAAGGAGCTCTGCTTCAGCCCCGACGGCCGCATGATCTCGTCGCCGCACGGCTTCGGCATCCGCCTGCTGGGCTTCGACGCGCACTGCAGCGAGCTGGTGGACTGCCTGCCGCGGGAGGCCAGCCCCCTGCGCGAGATCCGCTCGCTCTACTCCCACAACGACGTGGTGCTCACCACCAAGTTCTCGCCCACGCACTGTCAGATCGCCTCGGGGTGCCTTAGTGGACGCGTCTCCCTCTACCAGCCAAAGTTCTAG